A genomic window from Sulfurospirillum multivorans DSM 12446 includes:
- the larE gene encoding ATP-dependent sacrificial sulfur transferase LarE, with amino-acid sequence MYKKYERLVEIIGSYDSLVVAFSGGVDSSFLLKAAHDVLGEKAIGITASTPYIADWEVKDAICIADEIGARHEVVEKPWIEAIRENPKNRCYLCKHALFSSLLEVAHQKGFSAVAEGSNVDDTKEYRPGRVALGELGIKTPLLDAGLTKDEIRALSKDMELSTWDKPSYACLLTRFPYGKTIDETALGMVGMAEGYMIEQGYGNIRVRYEEGLARIEMPQSHAIHLLKDQRLSEMCAYFKSLGFLHVTLDLEGYRHNSVAESLSLRA; translated from the coding sequence ATGTATAAAAAATACGAACGTTTAGTGGAAATTATCGGCTCTTACGACAGCCTTGTGGTCGCTTTTTCGGGTGGTGTTGACAGCAGTTTTTTGCTCAAAGCGGCGCATGATGTTTTGGGTGAAAAAGCCATCGGTATTACGGCTTCAACGCCGTATATTGCGGATTGGGAAGTTAAAGATGCGATTTGCATCGCCGATGAGATCGGTGCACGTCATGAAGTCGTTGAAAAACCTTGGATCGAAGCAATTCGTGAGAACCCAAAAAACCGATGTTACCTCTGCAAACACGCCCTCTTCTCCTCTTTACTTGAAGTAGCACACCAAAAAGGTTTCAGCGCTGTCGCTGAGGGAAGCAATGTCGATGACACCAAAGAGTACCGACCTGGTCGTGTGGCACTAGGAGAGCTTGGCATCAAAACACCCCTTCTCGATGCAGGTCTAACCAAAGATGAGATACGCGCCCTTTCCAAAGATATGGAGCTCTCCACATGGGATAAACCTTCCTATGCGTGCTTGTTGACGCGGTTTCCTTACGGTAAAACGATCGATGAAACAGCACTGGGCATGGTAGGAATGGCTGAGGGCTACATGATAGAACAAGGCTATGGCAACATACGCGTGCGCTATGAAGAGGGTTTGGCAAGGATTGAAATGCCACAATCGCATGCAATTCATCTTTTAAAAGACCAACGATTGAGCGAAATGTGTGCTTATTTCAAGTCGCTAGGCTTTTTACATGTAACGCTTGATCTTGAAGGCTATCGACACAATTCTGTTGCAGAATCACTTAGTTTGAGAGCCTAA
- a CDS encoding DUF3185 family protein — translation MQANFGSSSKIIGLILVVLGIGFAVWGFQMSGSVGSQVTQAVTGADTDKVMTYYIFGAISFVVGIYLFLKK, via the coding sequence ATGCAAGCAAATTTTGGCTCTTCTAGCAAAATCATTGGTCTTATTCTGGTCGTTCTAGGGATTGGTTTTGCCGTATGGGGATTTCAGATGTCGGGTTCTGTTGGTTCGCAAGTAACCCAAGCTGTGACAGGTGCCGATACCGATAAAGTCATGACCTATTATATTTTTGGTGCTATCAGTTTTGTGGTTGGCATCTATCTTTTCCTTA
- a CDS encoding Fe-S-containing hydro-lyase: MSKTYHLTAPLSDADITPLKAGDIVYLTGVVYTARDAAHKKLVDLLDAGQALPFDMKGAVIYFVGPTPPKPGDPIGSAGPTTSYRMDSYSPKLINEQGLKGMIGKGKRSQEVLDACVNSKAIYFGATGGAGALLARQIKSAEVIAYPELGPEAIRRLEVVDFPLTVINDTYGADLYKIGRAQYEVF; the protein is encoded by the coding sequence ATGAGCAAAACATATCATTTAACAGCACCACTCAGTGACGCAGATATTACACCATTAAAAGCGGGCGACATTGTCTATTTAACCGGTGTTGTTTATACAGCACGTGACGCAGCACACAAAAAATTGGTTGATCTTTTAGATGCAGGTCAAGCCCTTCCTTTTGACATGAAAGGTGCGGTGATTTATTTCGTTGGACCAACGCCGCCAAAACCGGGCGATCCAATCGGAAGTGCGGGTCCAACAACTTCTTACAGAATGGATTCCTACTCTCCAAAACTTATCAATGAGCAAGGTCTTAAAGGTATGATTGGTAAAGGTAAACGAAGTCAAGAAGTTCTTGATGCATGTGTTAACTCTAAAGCCATTTACTTTGGTGCAACGGGTGGTGCGGGTGCACTTCTTGCGCGTCAAATCAAAAGTGCTGAAGTGATTGCCTACCCAGAACTAGGCCCTGAAGCGATTCGTAGACTCGAAGTCGTTGACTTCCCTTTGACCGTTATCAACGATACGTATGGTGCCGATCTTTATAAAATTGGTCGCGCACAATACGAAGTATTTTAG
- the larB gene encoding nickel pincer cofactor biosynthesis protein LarB: MCGQSIEKLLEAVQNGEVSVADALQKIKAQPFEELDFAKIDHHRGVRLGYPEVIYGERKTPDQIAQITQKLLDRDNNILITRANEAAYQAVQSIAPEAKYNVMGRTITIEREITTPPPSYIAIVAAGTSDLYVVEEAYETARILGNHVKKIVDVGVAGIHRLFAHLEVIQNAKVVIVIAGMEGALASVIGGLVDKPVIAVPTSVGYGASFGGIAALLSMLNSCASGVSVVNIDNGFGAAYNASIINHL; this comes from the coding sequence ATGTGTGGACAAAGCATTGAAAAACTTTTAGAAGCCGTTCAAAACGGCGAAGTCAGCGTTGCTGACGCACTCCAAAAGATCAAAGCACAACCCTTTGAAGAGTTAGACTTTGCCAAAATCGACCATCATCGGGGAGTTCGTTTGGGCTATCCCGAAGTGATTTACGGTGAGCGCAAAACACCCGATCAGATCGCTCAAATTACCCAAAAATTGCTCGATCGTGACAATAACATTCTCATCACTCGCGCCAATGAAGCGGCGTATCAAGCCGTTCAAAGCATCGCACCTGAAGCCAAGTACAATGTGATGGGACGAACCATCACCATCGAGCGCGAGATCACGACACCACCTCCCAGTTACATCGCCATTGTCGCGGCAGGAACGTCCGATCTGTACGTGGTCGAAGAAGCCTATGAGACAGCTCGCATCTTGGGCAATCACGTCAAAAAAATAGTCGATGTGGGCGTGGCGGGAATTCACCGTCTGTTTGCACACTTAGAGGTCATCCAAAACGCCAAAGTGGTCATCGTCATCGCTGGCATGGAAGGAGCTCTTGCAAGTGTCATCGGAGGCTTGGTCGATAAACCCGTCATCGCTGTTCCCACCAGTGTCGGCTACGGTGCTAGTTTCGGAGGCATCGCAGCGCTTCTGTCCATGCTCAACAGCTGTGCGAGTGGTGTCAGTGTCGTCAACATCGACAACGGCTTTGGCGCAGCGTATAACGCGAGTATTATCAACCATCTCTAA
- a CDS encoding DUF134 domain-containing protein, with protein sequence MARNPKERLVSHPPLFTTFKPAGIGGMKLETVILELDEYEAIRLADYEGLEHEQAAEAMGISRSTFTRLVERARKKLASMLIDGLKLMIDGGSIHFKENMYQCLDCHHFFKSTIHEEKEKCPLCHSEHLVDFAKGFGHGRCCHKKARKNEC encoded by the coding sequence ATGGCTAGAAATCCAAAAGAGCGTTTAGTGAGTCACCCTCCTTTGTTTACCACCTTTAAACCTGCAGGCATTGGTGGTATGAAGTTAGAAACGGTGATATTGGAGCTTGACGAATATGAGGCTATTCGATTGGCTGATTATGAAGGTCTTGAGCATGAGCAAGCGGCTGAGGCGATGGGAATTTCACGCTCTACGTTTACACGACTGGTAGAGCGTGCGCGTAAAAAATTGGCTTCAATGTTAATCGATGGGTTAAAACTCATGATTGATGGTGGAAGTATTCATTTTAAAGAAAATATGTATCAATGTCTTGATTGTCACCATTTTTTTAAATCAACAATTCACGAAGAGAAAGAGAAGTGTCCTCTGTGTCATTCTGAGCACTTAGTTGATTTTGCAAAAGGCTTTGGGCATGGAAGATGTTGTCATAAAAAAGCACGTAAAAATGAATGCTAA
- a CDS encoding NifB/NifX family molybdenum-iron cluster-binding protein, producing the protein MMIVFPTMKEDGLKAKRGAHFGRANFYTLVNVEDGMVKEVSVHKNPGHVTGGCADAVANIQSLGADKLVVSGIGGEPLKKFLAANIDVFFDDKNENLEDSLHDFLAGKTAKIDPNHSCNHKH; encoded by the coding sequence ATGATGATAGTATTTCCAACCATGAAAGAAGACGGACTGAAAGCAAAACGCGGTGCTCACTTTGGTAGAGCCAATTTTTACACCCTTGTGAATGTAGAAGATGGCATGGTTAAAGAGGTAAGTGTTCACAAAAATCCAGGACATGTTACAGGAGGATGTGCGGATGCAGTTGCAAACATACAATCTTTAGGTGCCGATAAACTGGTTGTTTCAGGCATAGGTGGCGAGCCTTTGAAAAAGTTTTTGGCTGCCAATATTGATGTCTTTTTTGATGACAAAAATGAAAACCTTGAAGATTCTCTTCATGATTTTTTAGCAGGTAAAACGGCCAAAATAGACCCTAACCACAGCTGTAACCATAAACATTAA
- a CDS encoding lactate racemase domain-containing protein, with the protein MKVSVGYGRDETFELEISEKQLVGVYNPNSVSKIDYNQALDEALVQPLGKESFDHFIDTDERIVFIVNDGTRPTPTRKVLARIYPKIKEKDIYFIVATGCHRAPSEEEWHFILGKEIYEDLHVKNRLWSHDSRKDAMVYLGKSTNGTEMYLNKIVAEAKKVCAIGSVEPHYFAGYTGGRKAFLPGVAAFETIEQNHLLALHPNAQALSLKGNPVHEDMMDAMKVLTHIDVFAIMTVLDSDHDICAVTAGDLSDSFYAAIDKADEVFCVNIPQKADIVISVAPYPMDIDLYQSQKALDNGKLALKDKGILIMVAKCRTGIGEEGFFNLMSSAHCPQEVLNKIKCGYKLGYHKAAKMAEINLWAQSWAVSELSDEEMKAVHLKPYHDLHVALADAIKEKGENASIIVLPFGSITVPKVVSN; encoded by the coding sequence ATGAAGGTCAGTGTTGGTTATGGCAGGGATGAAACATTTGAATTAGAGATTAGCGAGAAACAACTGGTGGGTGTTTATAACCCCAATAGTGTTTCTAAAATTGACTACAATCAAGCACTTGATGAAGCACTTGTTCAGCCTCTTGGCAAAGAGAGTTTTGATCATTTTATCGATACCGATGAGCGCATCGTCTTCATTGTCAATGATGGCACGCGCCCTACTCCAACGCGTAAAGTGCTCGCACGAATTTATCCGAAAATTAAAGAAAAAGATATTTATTTTATCGTGGCAACGGGCTGTCATAGAGCGCCAAGCGAAGAAGAGTGGCATTTTATCTTGGGCAAAGAGATCTATGAAGATTTACATGTAAAGAATCGTCTCTGGAGCCACGACTCACGCAAGGATGCGATGGTTTATCTTGGAAAATCCACCAATGGCACAGAGATGTACCTCAATAAAATCGTCGCCGAAGCGAAAAAAGTCTGCGCGATCGGCTCTGTAGAACCGCACTATTTTGCTGGCTATACGGGTGGTCGCAAAGCCTTTTTACCCGGTGTCGCAGCATTTGAGACGATTGAGCAAAATCACCTTTTAGCGCTTCATCCCAATGCTCAAGCACTCTCTTTAAAAGGGAATCCTGTGCATGAAGATATGATGGACGCGATGAAAGTGTTAACGCACATTGATGTCTTTGCGATTATGACCGTTTTGGACAGCGATCATGACATTTGTGCCGTAACAGCAGGTGACTTGAGTGACTCCTTTTACGCTGCGATTGATAAAGCCGATGAAGTTTTTTGTGTGAATATCCCTCAAAAAGCAGACATCGTCATCTCTGTCGCGCCCTATCCTATGGACATTGACCTCTATCAGTCTCAAAAAGCACTTGATAATGGTAAACTTGCGCTTAAAGACAAAGGCATTCTCATTATGGTTGCGAAGTGTCGTACAGGAATTGGTGAAGAGGGATTCTTTAATCTGATGAGTTCAGCCCACTGTCCACAAGAAGTGCTCAATAAAATCAAATGTGGTTACAAACTAGGCTACCATAAAGCAGCTAAAATGGCAGAGATCAACCTTTGGGCGCAAAGTTGGGCGGTCAGCGAACTGAGCGATGAAGAGATGAAAGCGGTGCATCTAAAACCGTATCATGATTTACATGTAGCTTTGGCGGATGCCATCAAAGAAAAAGGTGAAAATGCAAGCATCATCGTGCTTCCTTTTGGTTCGATCACCGTTCCTAAAGTTGTGAGTAATTAA
- a CDS encoding ATP-binding protein — MKEIVVISGKGGTGKTSITAALASLAQQSCVVVDCDVDAADMHLLLQPDFAHKEDFYSGQVAKIDEMLCRNCGRCADVCRFDAIGFKEGHYVIDELLCEGCGYCARVCRPSAIEMRERLVGAWYTSKTKYGSDMVHAKLSIGAENSGKLVAKVKKEGKAMALAQHKSLMIVDGSPGIGCPVVSSLSGANFVLLVTEPTLSGLHDLKRVYEVVKRFRIKAGCIINKSDLNATVCAQIEEFLEEEAILHVKNIPYTKAFSHAMIQGQTVSEYSDPELKRLLEESFETIKQTLGV, encoded by the coding sequence ATGAAAGAGATTGTGGTTATCTCAGGAAAAGGCGGAACAGGCAAAACGTCTATTACCGCAGCACTTGCGAGCTTAGCACAGCAGTCATGTGTTGTTGTGGATTGTGATGTGGATGCGGCGGATATGCACCTTTTATTGCAACCTGATTTTGCACACAAAGAAGATTTTTACAGTGGGCAAGTTGCGAAGATTGATGAAATGTTATGCCGAAATTGCGGACGATGTGCGGATGTGTGTCGTTTTGATGCGATTGGCTTTAAAGAGGGACATTATGTTATTGATGAGCTTTTATGCGAGGGATGCGGTTACTGTGCCAGGGTTTGCCGACCCAGTGCCATTGAGATGCGTGAGCGCCTTGTGGGAGCGTGGTACACGTCAAAGACAAAATACGGCAGTGACATGGTGCATGCAAAACTCAGCATTGGGGCTGAAAATTCTGGCAAGTTGGTTGCCAAAGTGAAAAAAGAGGGAAAAGCGATGGCGCTTGCTCAGCATAAATCACTCATGATTGTAGATGGCTCCCCTGGTATAGGCTGTCCTGTGGTCTCTTCTTTGAGTGGTGCGAACTTTGTTTTGCTGGTAACCGAGCCAACACTCTCAGGGCTTCATGATTTAAAAAGAGTCTATGAAGTGGTCAAACGATTTCGCATAAAAGCGGGTTGCATCATCAATAAATCCGACCTTAATGCAACGGTTTGCGCCCAAATAGAGGAGTTTTTAGAGGAAGAGGCTATTTTACATGTAAAGAATATTCCTTATACGAAAGCGTTTTCTCACGCTATGATTCAGGGTCAAACGGTGAGTGAATACAGCGATCCTGAACTAAAAAGATTACTTGAAGAGAGTTTTGAAACCATTAAACAAACATTAGGAGTTTAA
- a CDS encoding fumarate hydratase, producing the protein MREIKYEEIVKSVKDMILFSATNLPKDAYKALEDAYKNEKSEVCKQVLKQILENADIAKNEERPLCQDTGLAVFFVKVGEDVKVVGGSLKKAINEGTEQGYKEGYLRASTCHWDTRANLKDEVGYNLPAIIHFDLVEGDSLDIEYAAKGGGSENVSRATVFPPAKGRKGIIEYVKQVISDAGPNPCPPLTVGVGIGGTFEKAVISSKHALFRELGSKNADPVLESMEEELMVLLNNLGIGAMGMGGTNTVLGVHIEKNPCHIASLPVSVNVQCHSSRHMHIKL; encoded by the coding sequence ATGAGAGAAATCAAGTACGAAGAGATCGTCAAGAGTGTAAAGGATATGATCCTTTTCAGCGCAACCAACTTGCCAAAAGATGCTTACAAAGCATTGGAAGATGCCTATAAAAATGAGAAAAGTGAAGTCTGTAAACAAGTGTTGAAGCAGATTTTGGAAAATGCAGACATCGCCAAAAATGAAGAGAGACCTTTGTGTCAAGATACAGGCTTAGCCGTCTTCTTTGTCAAAGTCGGCGAAGATGTTAAAGTGGTTGGCGGTAGCTTGAAAAAAGCGATCAACGAGGGAACAGAACAAGGGTATAAAGAGGGCTATTTAAGAGCGTCTACCTGTCATTGGGACACACGTGCTAACCTTAAAGACGAAGTCGGTTACAACCTTCCTGCGATCATCCATTTCGACCTTGTTGAAGGCGATAGCTTAGACATTGAGTATGCTGCAAAAGGTGGCGGTTCTGAGAACGTCTCTCGTGCAACCGTATTTCCTCCTGCAAAAGGAAGAAAAGGTATTATCGAATACGTTAAACAAGTGATTTCAGACGCTGGTCCAAATCCTTGTCCTCCACTCACTGTGGGTGTTGGTATTGGTGGAACCTTTGAAAAAGCGGTAATTTCTTCTAAACATGCACTTTTCAGAGAGCTTGGAAGCAAAAATGCAGATCCTGTTTTAGAATCAATGGAAGAAGAGTTAATGGTACTTCTTAACAACTTAGGTATCGGTGCTATGGGTATGGGTGGAACGAATACGGTTCTTGGTGTTCACATCGAGAAAAACCCTTGCCATATTGCGAGCTTGCCAGTGAGCGTTAACGTTCAATGCCACAGTTCACGTCACATGCATATCAAGCTATAA
- the larC gene encoding nickel pincer cofactor biosynthesis protein LarC, with protein sequence MRVLYYDCFSGISGDMNLGALLDLGVDEAHLRQELFKLSLDAAFELVVEKASKMGISGTKVTVKLTPQWHAHPHTHEHRTFKSIEAIINASTLAQSIKERSLKMFWTVALAEGKIHGKEPYDVGFHEVGAIDSIVDIVGASICLEALHVKKIIASKIELGGGFVTCAHGTLPVPAPATVEILQNVPVTLNRVPFETTTPTGAAILKANVNAYEAKPSLVIEKIGYGIGHKDFSIPNVLRVYLGEEDESVDEEVILETNIDDMSPEILSYVQERLFELGVKDVYTTAITTKKNRMGVKLSVLVGLDKEAEAKRIIFSETTSIGLRRSLVQKIALERNVLHVKTPYGEISVKCAYFEGKRVKYKAEYEECKKAAREYNVSIALVYESVTLAMGKENV encoded by the coding sequence ATGAGAGTTCTCTACTACGACTGCTTTAGCGGTATCAGCGGCGATATGAATCTAGGAGCTCTCTTGGATTTGGGTGTCGATGAAGCGCATTTAAGGCAAGAACTCTTCAAGCTCTCTTTGGATGCTGCCTTTGAATTGGTGGTTGAAAAAGCCAGTAAAATGGGCATTAGCGGCACCAAAGTGACGGTCAAACTCACCCCTCAATGGCACGCACATCCGCATACTCATGAACATCGAACTTTCAAAAGTATCGAAGCGATCATCAATGCCAGTACGCTGGCTCAAAGCATCAAAGAGCGAAGTTTAAAGATGTTTTGGACAGTCGCTTTAGCGGAGGGGAAAATCCACGGTAAAGAGCCTTATGACGTTGGTTTTCACGAAGTCGGTGCGATTGACTCTATCGTCGATATTGTGGGCGCTTCCATCTGTTTAGAAGCTTTACATGTAAAGAAAATTATCGCTTCCAAAATTGAGCTAGGCGGTGGGTTTGTCACCTGCGCGCATGGCACACTTCCTGTGCCTGCTCCTGCGACAGTGGAAATTCTTCAAAACGTACCTGTTACCTTAAATCGCGTTCCTTTTGAGACAACAACACCCACCGGTGCGGCCATTCTCAAAGCCAATGTCAATGCGTATGAAGCCAAACCCTCTTTGGTGATTGAGAAAATCGGGTATGGCATCGGGCATAAGGATTTTAGTATCCCCAATGTTTTGCGTGTCTATTTAGGTGAGGAAGATGAAAGCGTGGACGAAGAGGTTATTTTAGAGACAAATATAGACGATATGAGCCCTGAAATACTCTCTTATGTGCAAGAGCGACTGTTTGAATTGGGTGTGAAAGATGTCTATACGACCGCCATTACGACCAAGAAAAACCGAATGGGCGTGAAGCTCAGCGTCTTAGTCGGTCTGGACAAAGAGGCTGAGGCGAAGCGCATTATCTTTTCGGAGACAACCTCCATCGGTCTTAGACGTTCGTTGGTTCAAAAAATTGCGTTGGAGCGTAACGTTTTACATGTAAAAACGCCTTACGGTGAAATCAGCGTTAAATGTGCCTATTTTGAGGGAAAACGCGTGAAATACAAAGCCGAATACGAAGAGTGCAAAAAAGCCGCACGTGAGTATAATGTCTCCATAGCATTGGTCTATGAGAGTGTCACTTTAGCGATGGGAAAAGAAAATGTATAA
- a CDS encoding nucleotide-binding protein, producing the protein MKIAIASGKGGTGKTTLSTNLAMFLGESESVVLVDLDVEEPNSHLFLKSELLRKEDKMKMIPRWESGSCTLCNECVELCNFHALICLGNEILIFPNLCHSCYACSELCPTHSLPMEAQKMGELSHFLAHPIEFVEGRLNIGEEQAVSLIAQTKKYVEKHFYDETITLYDSPPGTSCPVIESIKDADFVILVTEPTPFGLHDLTLAVETTRALGKKFGVVINRYGMGDDAVETYCQNENIAILAKIPHLLEIAQCYSAGKLIYPEVDSFKQALEEIATFIKTLSQEEVVQ; encoded by the coding sequence ATGAAAATAGCCATTGCAAGTGGCAAAGGTGGAACGGGTAAAACAACCCTTTCCACCAATCTTGCCATGTTTTTAGGCGAAAGCGAATCGGTTGTACTGGTTGATTTAGATGTCGAAGAGCCCAATTCCCATCTTTTTCTCAAGAGCGAACTCTTGAGGAAGGAAGATAAAATGAAGATGATTCCTCGTTGGGAAAGCGGTTCGTGTACGCTGTGCAACGAGTGTGTTGAGCTGTGTAATTTTCATGCGCTCATTTGCCTTGGCAATGAAATTTTGATTTTTCCCAATTTATGCCATAGCTGTTATGCGTGTTCTGAGTTATGCCCGACCCACTCACTTCCTATGGAAGCTCAAAAGATGGGAGAATTAAGCCACTTTTTAGCACACCCCATAGAGTTTGTGGAAGGTCGTTTAAACATAGGCGAAGAACAAGCTGTATCGTTAATCGCACAGACAAAAAAATATGTTGAAAAGCATTTTTATGATGAGACTATTACATTGTATGATTCGCCTCCAGGTACATCGTGCCCTGTCATTGAGTCCATTAAAGATGCGGATTTTGTGATTTTAGTGACCGAACCTACCCCTTTTGGTTTGCACGATTTAACCCTTGCGGTTGAAACAACACGAGCGTTGGGTAAAAAATTTGGCGTGGTTATCAACCGTTATGGCATGGGTGATGATGCTGTGGAGACGTATTGTCAAAACGAAAATATTGCTATCCTTGCTAAAATTCCGCATTTGCTTGAAATTGCGCAATGTTATTCTGCGGGAAAATTGATTTATCCAGAGGTTGATTCTTTTAAACAAGCTTTGGAAGAAATTGCCACTTTTATCAAAACACTTTCACAAGAAGAGGTGGTGCAATGA
- a CDS encoding anaerobic C4-dicarboxylate transporter, whose amino-acid sequence MSSMFWIQLLVVLAILFFAARKSGIALGLIGGIGVIIFVFGFGLAPGKPPIAVMLVMLSVVCAGAALQASGGLDVMLQQAEKLLRKHPRYVTILAPLTTIVLTFLCGTGHVVYTLLPIIYDISIKTGNRPERAMAASTIAAQMGIMISPASVAVVSMIALMKGHPLVNGQDLGLIQLLQITMPSALIGVLVVGFVSMFRGKDLDKDPEFQELIKDPEAKKYVYGSTATLIGKEFTGKQYASVWLFLGTIALIAILGMFPSLVPTFTIKGKLTPLSMVDAIQMFMLAAAALIYIVADLKSKTLVESDVFKAGMTAVIAVFGIAWMTSTMFGAHTADIKASMGDLVKVYPWAYAIVLILISKLINSQAAAVSAMVPIALAVGVAPGMIAAFAAAAYGYWILPTYPSDIAALAFDRAGTTKIGKFVINHSFILPGFVGVTTACCCGFLFAKLYGLI is encoded by the coding sequence ATGTCAAGCATGTTTTGGATACAGTTGCTTGTAGTACTAGCTATCTTGTTCTTTGCAGCAAGAAAAAGTGGTATAGCACTCGGTCTTATTGGCGGTATTGGTGTTATTATTTTCGTATTTGGTTTTGGTTTGGCACCAGGTAAGCCACCGATTGCTGTTATGCTCGTTATGCTTTCTGTCGTCTGTGCAGGTGCGGCTCTTCAAGCGTCTGGTGGTTTGGATGTTATGTTACAACAAGCGGAAAAATTACTCAGAAAACATCCTCGTTATGTTACGATTTTGGCACCGCTTACAACCATCGTTTTAACCTTCCTTTGTGGTACAGGTCACGTTGTTTATACATTGCTTCCTATTATCTATGATATCTCTATCAAAACAGGTAATAGACCAGAACGTGCCATGGCAGCAAGTACAATTGCCGCTCAAATGGGTATTATGATTTCTCCAGCATCGGTTGCGGTTGTTTCTATGATCGCACTTATGAAAGGACACCCTTTAGTTAATGGTCAAGATCTTGGTTTGATTCAACTCCTTCAAATTACGATGCCTTCAGCATTGATCGGTGTTCTAGTGGTTGGTTTTGTCAGTATGTTCAGAGGTAAAGACTTGGATAAAGATCCTGAATTCCAAGAGCTTATCAAAGATCCTGAAGCTAAAAAATATGTTTATGGTTCAACGGCTACTTTAATCGGTAAAGAATTTACAGGTAAACAATACGCTTCTGTATGGTTATTCCTTGGTACCATTGCACTGATTGCCATCCTTGGTATGTTCCCTTCATTGGTTCCAACCTTTACCATTAAAGGTAAATTAACACCTCTTTCAATGGTTGATGCTATCCAAATGTTTATGTTAGCAGCAGCAGCTCTTATCTATATCGTCGCTGATCTTAAATCAAAAACACTTGTTGAGAGTGACGTTTTCAAAGCTGGTATGACTGCGGTTATCGCTGTTTTTGGTATCGCTTGGATGACTTCAACAATGTTTGGTGCGCACACAGCAGATATTAAAGCAAGCATGGGTGATCTTGTAAAAGTCTATCCATGGGCATATGCGATTGTTTTGATCCTTATCTCTAAACTCATCAACTCACAAGCAGCGGCTGTTTCAGCTATGGTTCCTATCGCTCTTGCAGTGGGTGTAGCACCAGGTATGATCGCTGCGTTTGCTGCGGCAGCTTATGGTTACTGGATTCTTCCAACCTACCCAAGCGACATTGCAGCCCTTGCATTTGATCGTGCCGGTACAACTAAAATCGGTAAATTCGTTATCAATCACAGCTTTATCTTACCAGGCTTTGTGGGTGTAACGACTGCATGTTGTTGTGGTTTCTTGTTTGCAAAACTTTACGGTTTGATCTAA
- a CDS encoding NifB/NifX family molybdenum-iron cluster-binding protein has product MTLAFTTKEPSWDSMMEARFGRAEYVVMYDEQSGGITIHNNADIANQEHGAGPKMAQAMADLKADVIITGNGPGANALAVLEKMGTTIFVGAGELTVSNAYKAYQENRLEKLSSH; this is encoded by the coding sequence ATGACACTAGCCTTTACAACCAAAGAGCCCTCATGGGATTCTATGATGGAAGCACGATTTGGGCGTGCTGAATATGTTGTCATGTACGATGAGCAAAGTGGTGGTATCACTATTCATAATAACGCGGACATTGCAAATCAAGAGCACGGAGCAGGTCCCAAAATGGCTCAAGCAATGGCTGATTTGAAAGCAGATGTAATTATCACGGGTAATGGACCTGGTGCTAATGCACTTGCCGTACTTGAGAAGATGGGAACAACGATATTTGTAGGTGCTGGTGAGTTAACGGTTAGTAATGCGTATAAAGCTTATCAAGAAAATAGGCTTGAGAAATTGAGTTCACACTAA